CGCCGGATCGCAAGGTGTTCGGCTGGGGCACGGGGCTCGCGTACTACGGCTCGCCGCGGCCAATCTCCGGCTACCTGCTCGGCGGCACGTCGCTCCACTTCGACGAGATCAATGGCAAGTTCAGCTTCGGCAACGTGAGCCCGTACGGCGAGGTCGGTATCCTCACGTCGGTCCCGGCGCGCCACCGGCCCGAGGGCAACGGGCTCATCTTGAGCTTAGGCCTCCAGGGCGCGACGTACTTCAACTATCTCGTCAAGGGCAACGAGGTCGACGGCTTCCTCCTCGTGAAGCTGGGAGTCGGCTGGGAAGTGAACTGAGCGCGCGCCCGCGGTCGAGACCTTTCGCGTCTTCGCGTGAGGCGAGCGACCGCGACCCGGTCCGGGTAGCGCTCTAGCTAGCTAAGCTAGTCGCTGCGCTTTCGGCTCCGGGACCGCTTGCTCCGGGTCCGGCACCTCAGGCTTGGGGCCGGTCACTTTTTTCCCTTTCTCGGCCGCCTCTCGCTCCCGCTCCGCGCGCTTTGCGATGGCCTCCGCGGGCGGGCCTCACTTCCAGGTTCGCCATCGCCCGTGGTGAAGCGGTTGAAGCGGTCGCCGCGGTGGAGATCGCCGCCCACGCGGGGGACGCCACCCAAGAAGCGGCCGACCGATGCGTCGTCCTCGGGGATCGGTTGGTGGCGCTCCTCACGGGCCTCATCCGCCGCTGAGGGTTCGCGCTCGCCGCCCGCGGCTTCGGGTCGCGGTCGCGGTCGGGGGTCGGGGTCGCGGTCGGGGGTCGCGGGTCGGGGTCGCGGTCGGGTGGCGTTGGTCTTTTCCCGACACACTCCTAGCTAGAGCGACGTGTTCATCACCGCGCGCGTGACGGTGTCGGCCACGAGGGGGTACTTGTTCGCGCTCAAGGGCACCGGGAACGCCACCCCGGTGAGCTTGCAGCCGGCCTTCGCGCCGGCGAACTCTACCAGCCCGGTGCCGGGCGTGACATTGGAGATGAACACGTTGGCGCCGCGATCGCCGGCGCTGGCGGTGAGCGCGAGGTTCGGGTTGAAGGAGCCCGAGTCGGCGTACTGAACCACGGCCTCCGGGTGGCCCGGGATCGTCACGACGAAGCCGCTCGCGTCGCAGGTGGGCTCGGCCCTGTTGATCACCAGGTAGAAATGGGCCTTCGCGGCGTTGTAGGTGGCGTCGAAGGACCCCATGGTCGTCTTCGCGAACACGGAGACGTCGGTGTCGGTCCGCACGCCGGGGGGGAAGTTGTAGACGACGCTCGCGCTCTTGTAGAAATCCGCGGGGTTCGTGGACGTCACGAGCAGGTAGTGGTTCACGCCAGTGGTCGGAGTGAAGCGCACGCGCGAGCCGGCGTAGGGGAGGGGCGCGCTCGTCCCCTGGCACGCGTCCACGAGCTGGATCGAGGTCTTGCCGCTGGGGTCGGTCCCGCTGTTCGCGGGGTTGAGCTTCACATCGGTCGCGCCCTTGTCGGTGCACGCGCCGGCCTCCGTAGGAGCGTCGGGCGAGGCGTCGACTGGCGGGGGTGCATCGGGCGTGGCAGCGTCCGTCGCCGTCGCTGACGCGTCGGGGGTCGGCGTGGTGGTCGTCGTCGTCGCCGTCGTCGTGGTCGTCGTGGTCGGCGCGGGGCCCGCGTCGGTCGCGGCCGGATCGCTGCTGCAGGCGCCGAGGGGCGCGAGGGGCGCGATCGCGCCGACGGCGAGGAGGGCGAGCAGCGGACGCTTCAGGGTGAAGTTGTGCATGAGGCCTAGCTAGGGGGGGGCGAGTGAAGGTGGGTACAAGCATACGCGGCCGAGGCGGAGAGGCAACCGAACATCGAGCGCCCGCGAGGAGCGGCGAACGCAGCGATGCGAGGCGGGCCGGGCGCGGCGAGCTTGGAGATTGCGCCACGCCTCGCGCGGCGCTACGAGGTCCGGGGTTGCCCACGGCCATCGACATACGCGGGGTGCACCGGCGCTTCGTGACGGGCGGGGGCACTCTCGCCACGCGCGCGACGGTCACCGCTCTCGACGGCGTCGACCTCGCCATCGAGGAGGGCAGCTTCGTGGCGCTCATCGGCCCCTCCGGCTGCGGCAAGTCGACCTTGCTCCGCATCATCGCCGGGCTCGACGCGCCCGACGAAGGGACCGTACGGCTCGACCCGGACCACGCGCGCGCCATCGCCTACGTGTTCCAGGACGCGCACCTCATGCCGTGGCGCACGGTGGCCGAGAACGTGGGGCTGCCGCTCGAGCTGCGCGGTGTGCCGCGCTCCGAGCGCGAGGCGGCGGTGGCAGCCGCGCTGGAGCAGGTGGAGCTCGCGGACGCGGCGACGCGCTACCCGGCCGCGCTCTCGGGCGGCATGCGCATGCGCGCGTCGATCGCGCGGGCGCTCGTCACGCGGCCTCGCCTGTTGCTCATGGACGAGCCGTTCGCGGCGCTCGATGAGCTCACCCGCCAGCGCCTCGACGAGCGCCTCCTCGCGCTCTGGCGCGAGCACCGCTTCACGGCCCTGTTCGTGACGCACGCGATCTTCGAGGCGACGTTCCTCGCGGAGCGCGCCGTCGTGCTCTCCGGTCGACCCGCGCGGGTGCTCCACGACGCCGCGATCGA
This genomic window from Myxococcales bacterium contains:
- a CDS encoding ABC transporter ATP-binding protein gives rise to the protein MTGGGTLATRATVTALDGVDLAIEEGSFVALIGPSGCGKSTLLRIIAGLDAPDEGTVRLDPDHARAIAYVFQDAHLMPWRTVAENVGLPLELRGVPRSEREAAVAAALEQVELADAATRYPAALSGGMRMRASIARALVTRPRLLLMDEPFAALDELTRQRLDERLLALWREHRFTALFVTHAIFEATFLAERAVVLSGRPARVLHDAAIDLPPERTAALRGEPAFAREAARLLAALDEGA